A segment of the Bos taurus isolate L1 Dominette 01449 registration number 42190680 breed Hereford chromosome 8, ARS-UCD2.0, whole genome shotgun sequence genome:
atagaatcatacagctCTACTTTCTGGTGCCTGGCTTCCTTTGCTCAGCCTGATCTTATTATTAATGTTGTTACATGTATTAGTGTAATATTAATAGGTTCTTCATTTTCACtactgagtggtattccattgttaGGCAACAGCACTGACTATACAtctatctgctgatggacattttggttctTTCTAACTTGGGGATAGTATAAATAAAGATTCTATGAACATTTTAatacaattctttttaaaaaattattttattttttacaataattTAAGTTTTGCTAGGCGTAAACACCTAGAATTGAAATGGttggttttagataaggcagcattacttttggagaaggcagtggcacccactccagtactcctgcctggagaatcccatggacagaggagcctggtgggctgcagtccatggggtcgctgggagtcagatacgactcagcaacttcactttcacttttcactttcatgcataggagaaggaaatggcaacccactcctgtgttcttgcctggagaatcccagggacgggggagcctggtgggctgccgtctttggggtcgcacagagtcggacatgactgaagtgacttagcagcagcagcagcaggagcagcattaCTTTTACAAGGAATTATCAAATGGATTTTTAATGCTATCACATTATagcattatagttttaatttacaCTTTCCTGATGATTAAAGCTTTGGAATCTTTTCTAGTACTTACTGGCTATCTATATATCTTCTGCTGTGAAATACCTGTTTTAATCTTATCTTTTTTCCCaatttaaactgagttgtttgtattattgggcttctctggtggactcagatgataaacaatccacctgcaatgtgggagacctgggttcgatccttggagtgggaagatctcttggagaaaggaatggctacccactccagtattctggcctggaattaTTGCATTATGAACATGGAATATTGTGAATTTCAGTACTTTGACAGATACATCTATTAGAGACATTTTCTCCCaatgtgtgatttttttgttttcaaaataaaatcttgaaaagcaaacactttaaattttaataaactcCAGCTtatcttttttgcttttatgtctcACACAATTCTTTGTATTACATCTTAAAAATCTCTCCATGCTTCAAAGCAGTTTCTATGTTTCCCAACAGAAATTTTATACTGTTAGCTATTTTGTTTAAGTTTATAATCTATTTTGAATAAAACtttaattattgtataaataTCAAGGTGCATTTGAAATATGTGAATATCCAATTATTTTATCATCATTTCTGTATCAAATTACCCAGGAACATATGTCAAAAATCAACTAACAACTCTCAGTTACATTTCAGATCATTAGAGAGCAGGAAAAAGCATTGTTTCTATTCTTAAATAAGAAGATAGCTGGGAAGAGTTTCAATTAACAACTTTTTTTTGACTACATCATATATCTGAGATTATGGGGCAAAAAACGAGTCCAAAGTCTGGAGAGCTAGGTAGCTGCAGGGAGAAACAAGAACTCAAGCAGTTGTTTAACTGAGACAGAGAATGCCACAAACCATATAAAATGATTGTAAAAAAAGCTAAATAACATTCAAGATCAGATAGGTTAGTtcagaagagagagaaattatagtaaaatttaaatgctggaaataaaaaaaaaccaacaaatgaAGAATGCCTTATAAGGGATGGATTATCAGTATACTTGATACAACTGAGGAAGGATTCAGTGACATTGAAGAGAGGCAGGATACAAACATATTTACATAAATTTGTATGTGTGTAGGCTTCAACACAATATTTGTATTAGTGACCCTGAGATAATACAAAAGTACACAGAAAACAGGGTTTGTCTTTGTTGAAAAAAGACAGCTTAGTAAAAATGGCCTTTCCTATATGCACATGTCAGGaggcaacaagagaaaagaaatgtggtATAGGATTTCGAATTTTCAGATACTTCCTGTGAAAGGTTTATTTGTTATTAGTATACATGTAGATGATGTATTAATATCAGAACAGTTACTAAATAAGGGGTACATAATTCTATTACAATGCTGTAGAGTTCTAGAATACATACAAAACAAACATTTAAGTGGCATGCACATACAAACTGATGTAGACAACAGAAAACTCAGAAAATATTCGCATATATTCAACACTGTGTAACTTATaccatttatttcttatttttaaaaatcttcttatTCTAGTAAATGTCCATGAACCAATACTGTTATAGTTCATTAAATGTCTTAATATTACACAAGAAACAACAGTTTTGATTAACATAAAGGCTATTATTAACTTTCTCAAACTGATAAATTTTTCCCTTGTAACAAACTCTGAGTGATATTAAACTTTGATGACTCATTAAAAGCTTTGACATATTCAAATTGAGCTTTGACAGCTCAGTTATCAGATATTCAATGAGATCTCATTTTTTTGGGTAATGGATTACCTATATATGCAGTAATATTAGATATCTTCCCCTGATACTCACCTGACTGACGAGGAAGAGATATGGACAAAAGCTATGGTCATTCAGGATTTGCCAGGGGTTTTTCCTGTGTGATATTTCTGATATACTTCACTGAGTTCACATGTCCACAGAAATCATATTCATAGGTTTGAGTATACGTCAGTATTAGGTATACTCGAACCTGCAGAAGCTCAGCAAAGAACAATTCTATTTCCTCATAGCAAAATGTCTGTGTACATGCAGGAGAAAATTCCattcaatatttattctttggccctgtttctttctattttgtacTCTTTCATCTTCTGTGCATAAGCCCCTTGGTTTTGCTGGGGGTAATATCCACTGCATTCTGACAAGGGACAGGAGAAAACATTAAGAATTTGAGAGATGTATTTAGTAAGACTTGTCATTAAGCCCTACATTTCACTATCTAGAGGTTAAAAATAGGATTTCAAGTTGGATGACAGTGGTTGAGAAATTTAAGCTAGGTATGGCattagaaaaagaggaaatggtTATTGGTGAACAATGAATATATCATTATGTCATATATCATATGACATATGTCATTATATGTCATATAGTTATTACCCTTATGTTAGTCAAATAGAGGTTGGACATAGTAGGATTCCCCACATCCATTACTTGTTTTCTTGTCTGTTTTAATATACTGTAAGGTCTCTACCCTTTATGTTATTTTCTGCTTATTGAAAAAACTGGTGTTTGACTAACAGTTCTCACAtttactccattcccaattttctCACTGTTTGATTTCTCTAATGATGAGTGAATTTTGATTTGCTGGGACAAAGTTATGACATATTCATTACATTCCCAGAGTTCTTCTGCAGTGTGAGTTTTCTAAGGATTGAATGCCTAGAGTATTTCTTgtattattttagtttctttacTGGATTGAATTCTCTGATCTACAATGAGGACTATACTCAAGATGAAACTGcccatataaaatatattccaaGAGATTTGCTCATGTtaagttttctgatgttgagtgAAACTAGTATCTTGCATAAGAACTTCCaagtttttattatattcttaGGAGTTCTCTCATATGTATTTTGTAtggtgagactttattttcagcTCAGAGTTTTTCCATcttcattatatttatatttttatttccctgtaTGGGCTTTCTGATGTTCTCTAAGGCTTGATTTTTGACTGAAAGTTTTTCCACATGTATCACATTtgtagggtttctctccagtgtgagttcTCTGATGTACTCTGAGGTTTGATTTCTGGCTGAAAGCTTCACCACAGTGATTACAATtatagggtttctctcctgtatgagTTCTCTGATGTTTTCTTAGGACTGACTTCTCACTGAAAGATTTGGCACATTCATTACATCCATAGGGTTTCTCCCCAGTGTGAGTTCTCTGATGTCCTCTAAGATTTGATTTCTGCCTGAAAGTTTttccacactcatcacatttatAGGGTTTTTCCCCAGTGTGAGTTCTGTGATGTACTCTAAGGTTTGACTTCTGGCTAAATGCTTCCCCACAATGATTACATGTATAGGGTTTTTCCCCTGTGTGAATTCTATGATGTCCTCTGAGTTGTGATTTCTGGCCAAATGCTTTCTCACACTGATTACATTTATAGGGCTTCTCCCCTGTATGAGTTCTATGATGTTTCCTTAGGCCTGACTTCAGTTTGAAAGCCTTCCCACAttcatcacatttatatggtctTTCACCTGTGTGAGTTCTCCGATGATTTCTTAGGCCTGACATATGGCTGAAAGAttttccacattcattacattcaaAGGGTCTCTCCCCTGTATGAATTCTTTGATGTACTATGAGAATTGATTTGTAGTTGAAAGAtttcccacattcattacattcaaaaggtttctctcctgtgtgagttCTCTGATGTATTCTTAGTCCTGACTTTGCACTGAAAGCTTTCTCACATCCGTCGCATTtatagggtttctctcctgtgtgagttCTCTCATGTTTTCTTAGACGTGACTTCTcactgaaagctttcccacatTGATGACATTCAAAGGGTTTCTCCTCCATGTGACTTTTCTGAGGCTGAATCAGGCATGAAGTTTTAGTGCAGGATTTTCCACATTCATTACACGCACAGGGTTTCAACATTATTTGAGTTTTCTTATGCACATTGCAAGCTGACTGGTAACCCAAAGCGTCTGTACATGTGCCATAGTCATAGGTTTGTTCTATTGTGTGAATTCTCTGATGCACTGGGAGGGTTGAATTATGGCTGAAATTCTTTCCATATTCAAAGGATTTCACCCCTATATAAAATTTTTCCTGTTCTTTAGTGTGTAATTTTTGGCTGAAAGATTTCCCTTCTATGTCAGTTTTTTGAGTGATCCTactaaaattatttctgtttttagtacATTCATATTTATTAAACTCATAGTGACTCTTCTCCTCTGGATGACTGCTCTGAGAAACTATCAAGGTTGATTTCTCATGTTGGTTTTCCCCAAATTTATTGAATTCATAAGGTTTCATTTTTGGATGGGTACTCTTAGACATAACAAGGGcagtcttttcaagaaaatctttTCTACATTCATTATATTCAAAAGCTTGCTGCAAAGTCTGAATTGTCTGATGCTGGATAACTTTGTCTTTATGTCCAAAGGTTTTCACATTTTTACTACAAACAAAAGAATTCTCTCCAGTATTAGTTCTGCCGTCCTTAATACTGAAAAGCCAATTCTCACATACATTAGGCGCATAAGTCTTTTTTGAATATTGACAGTGTGGGGCCAGTGAGCTAAGAAGCAAGTAAGTAGACCCTGTAGTGTCAAATTTACAGGGTATTGTTTCTGCAGGAAAAATGTTTATGTCCAGAGTACATGGTTTTCCTGATATTTCTTGTTCCATAGTCAATGATTTGTTGATGAATAAAACTTGCCTCAAATGTTTGCCTTGGTTTTCTAGGCTCTCCTCTAAGAGTTCATCAGGTTGGAATTcttctaaaaatgagaaaattaagaatattttatgaTACTTAACACACTTATAAAATGAGATTTATATACCTATGCCCCATTATGTGTTTGACTCCTTGGTGTCTGGCTCAGTTTCTTCCCCCAAAATAATTTCAAGTTTgtattctctcttcttttgttGTTAAAAACTTTTTCTAGTGGAAAAAGAGAGAGCAATCTAGAAATGAAATTACACATATCTTTGGTAACTTAAACCATAATtttcaaaactggaaaaagaagaggatATAAAGGAAAGCAacaattaagaaaagagaatatatttaaGAGAGCTGAATCCTGGGAACAGAGAAAACAAAGACTGGAATGAATTCGACAAGGATTTTGCTCTAAGTAGATAACAAAATGTATCAATGGAGAATTGCTTTTAGTGGCTTTACTGAGATAGAGTTTGCCTTAGGGAAGCACACCAGTGACTCTATTCACAGTGAAACATAGAGTACAATGATAAGAAAACCACTAGTCTGTATGTTTCCAACTGGAGCTccaccctggtctgggaactaagattctgcaagctacATGTatggcaaacaaacaaacaaaaatcatggcaccAACTTTCTTACGTTGAAAGAAAGTATCAGAAACATAAGTGTATAGGTGGAAGTGAGAAACCTGATGAGAGTTAAAGTAATTTTTCTGCCTGTGTTGGAGTTACCCCTCTTTCCTGGTTCTAGTGCCTTGGTATTATATCAGGGTTGTTCAGTAGTGAATCCCTCTTAATCATCAAatctttactttccttttttttaatttgttcactTATGTCCTCCAGACTAGTCTTGCTCCTGTCCAATCCTTAATTTCCATCTATTTTTCCACATATCTAGTTTTTATTCACTGCAAGATCTTAAGGATTGTGTTTCAAGTTGGCCCTAAAAATCTTTTAAGtatccttttttatatttatttaccacAAATTTCCTATGAACATTTGACTGCTATTGTCCTCTTGTTACCCACACTCCATGCAAAAATGTCATGCCCATGCTAAAAATATTTGAAGGCTTTGGTTATACTACCTTAGGTACCAACAGATGAAAGATTAAAGTGAtgtaattcagaaaaagaaagttttacACTAACTATATGCTCATTATGTGTTCTTGCTACCAATCCTCTTAgcatgagcatgcatgcatattcagttgtgtttgattttttgcaagcccatggactatagtccaccaggctcctctgtccatggaatttcccaggcaagaatactcgagtgggttgccatttcctcctccaggggatcttcctgacccagggatggaacccaggtttcctgtctAGTACACATtattttctgctctaatttttgaTAGCGTATCAGTCCTCATTAAGTGGTTCATTTCCAACAATAACTTCATACTCACATTCTTTCCCTAAATTATCCTCCATTCTAGCCTTAGAACCCTTGAGAACGTAAGTGCCCTTCAGGTAGGGCAcactattttcccaaatcttaacaacaaaaaacaaagtttGTAACATCCTTCTCACAAATTTAagcaacatttattttaaaacctgaaaGAAGCTACTACCTGTATATCATTCACTTTATAAAGGGATAAAAGCACCCATATCTGTGACTTTACAGTAAATACCCATCACCAAAATCAAGACGCATCTTAAAATTGAAGGAAAACCCATAAATGAGaagcattttctctttcttggttGTACCTAAAATAATAGTTCACCTTTTAATCTATAGCACCATAGCTATGCTTTATGAAGCTTTGCTCACTTTTCCAAAATAAACCTTCACTGTGATATTCTTTGCATCCCTCTATAAATTTAGTTATGTAGCGTGTTTGCATAGCTTTGTTTTCAGAACATACTACATTCATCTTTATAAAATATGCTATTTATATTTCTAGATAAGAGGTTGGTAAACTTTTTCTGTGAAAGGCCATAGAGTTAATGATTTAGGCTTTACTGGTTATTCAGTCTCTACTGTAGCTATTCAAGTCTGCCTTGTAGCTtgaatatgtaaacaaatggatattgctgtgttccaataaatgTTTCTTTGCCAAAACAATCAGTAGGCAGGATTTGGCATGTGGGCCACAGTTTGCCAAGCACTCTTCTagagtcctggagaaggaaatggcaatccactccagtactcttgcctggaaaattccatggatggaggagcctggtaggctacagtctatggggtcgcaaaaagtcagacacgactgagtgactttagtttctttctttctatagttccttttggagaaggaaatggcaacccactccagtgttcttgcctggagaatcccatagacggaggggcctggtgggctgcagtctatggggttgcaaagagtcagacatgactgagcaactaacacatacacatacacatacacacacacacacacacacacacacacacacacacacattctagaGTCCACAGGGTGTGAAACAAAATTAGAGAGGGATATTAAGGTTGACTACTTCTAATGAGTTCCTGTTTCTCCTTATAACTCttgcagttttttgttttatgaatCTTGATGACAGTTTATTTGGTGTACTAATATTTTGAACTTTTCTGtatcctttaaaaattatcttctttAGCATTATCAAAATGTCCTTTTTCCACCTGTTtttgacctgaactgaactttgaaataaataaacactGAGTTGCTTTTATGTTTACTGGCTTAATAATCCATGACTGCATTTTCAAACTTCCTAAACTATTTTGTAGATGTACTatttgatgggcttccctagtggctcagtggtaaagaatctgcctgccaaacaggagacgtggattcgatccctaggttgggaagatcccttggctaatgaaatggcaccccactccagtattcttgcgtgggaaatcccatggacagaggagcttggagggctacagtccatggggtcgtgaaagagtcagacatgacttagtgactaagcaagaACAATTTCTTTGATACAATATGATAGCCTTTTCTCTTAATAGgtgtatttaatccatttacattgaGAGTTGATATGTCAGATatgtttgtcttcctctgttttaTGTTGTATGTTTGCATAGCTTTTGTGGTGAAAATTTTTAACACAGCAGGCCTAGACTGTTACCCTTAGAAAAGCCTGCTTACAAGATGAGCCCTTAACTAGCATCTGGGAACTCAGATTTCAAGATGGTTACCAGAATTGCTAAGAGGGGCTCAATGTGCTTAAACTGTTtgtacaaaaaatatatttatgctgAATAATTAGCTTCTATCAGAAAGCCTAGAATTTTGATATATGGGTGCCTACAGTAAAAactctgggttcagttcagttcagttgctcagtcatgttcgactcttcgcgaccccacgaattgcagcacgccaggcctccctgtccatcaccaacttccagagttcactcagactcacgtccatcgagtcagtgatgccatccagccatctcatcctctgtcgtccccttctcctcctgcccccaatccctcccagcatcagactcttcaTTGCAAATGAACTTTCCAGGTAGATATTTCACACGAGTTGTCATAACTGGTTTTCTACTGACTTTGCCCCATACATCTGTTCTCTTTACTGATTTTGCTCTGCATGATTTCACAGTATAAATCTTAGTTACGAGTATGCCTGTGTGCTGAGTCCTCCAGGTGAATTAATAAACCTGATGATGATCCTGAGGACCCTGATATAGTATTTATAAGAAACTTCTCTACTAATAGGTCTGTTTTCTTTAGTCTGTCAAATGTAAATAACTTTTAACAATTAGGAGGGTTGCACTTTGCTCTAGTCTTTATCCTTTCTAACTATACAATTTCTTAATCATCTATTAATTTTGATTGTATCTAGTAAtttattatataatgataaaattaatttatttctctcttctgcTCTGTTACTCCCAATTTCAGTTTATTAACTTTTCTTAGTTTTTACCTTTTTACTGTTAAATATGCATCCATTActtaatttttcagtttcaaaGGGTATACTTAGCTCCCATCTTCTAAAGATGAGAATATCAACATGCTTACATTCCATTGCTTTTAGTTGTCCCCTTCTCacattttattagatttattatttctaaaatttcaaaTGTAAAGACCTCTAATAGGAGAGTGCTGAAAAACATTTCAAACTGCTGACTTCTATCTAGGTGATCACTTCGGATCTAATTTTCTTGGATGCCTTCTGCCAGTATTCAGTAACTCACCTGGGGAACTTCTGTTTATAAATTCTTTCTCTAATAACCATGGATCTTCTCCTTGTTCCAACATGAAGATCAGTTCTGGCTTTGTAAAGCAGTACCCTGTAAATGGGAAATACTTTAGCACTTGAGTTAGCTGCATAGGTTTCATTGTTTCTGAATGTGAAGAAAGGTACAGCTTCAGAAATGGCACATTGAGGGTGcttgctagaatttttttttggtggagggaATGATAGCAAAAACCATTTTCTTATACTTATAAGGGATCACTCTTCTTAAACCCGTAAGTCACAAGCCTAAATAACATTAAGTTCTAAAATTGTCAATGTCTGTTCCTTAAACAAGATTTCATCAGGACTGACTCTATAGCCAGCCATAATGGAGTAGAAGAACCAATTTACCTCTCcatgagggcttctcaggtggtgctagtggtaaagaacctgcctgctaatgtaggcaATGCGGGTTACATCTCTAGgtgggcatggtaatccactcaactattcttgcctggagaatcccatggactgaagagcctggtgggctacagtccatgggatcacagagttggacacgactgaagcaaccacacacacacacaaacacacacacacacctccatatCAGACATCTAAACAAACCATACAAAGTGTATGAAATGGGTTTTAGACTTTAGAAAACAGGCAGTACAGACAGTGATACTTGAGAACAGAGAAACAAATGAGGTGAGCCCTGTGATTACCAAAGCTTATTGCTTAGAGAGTTTTCAACCCTAAACAAAAAGAGACCACCAAAACCGCTTGGTGGACTCACTAAGTTAAGGCAATAGAATTGGACCTCAAGAAAGTCATGACAAATAGGATTTGTAAgagaaaa
Coding sequences within it:
- the ZNF782 gene encoding zinc finger protein 782 isoform X2 encodes the protein MNIIQASVSFKDVTVEFTQEEWHQMDSAQRTLYRDVMLENYSHLVSVGYCFTKPELIFMLEQGEDPWLLEKEFINRSSPEEFQPDELLEESLENQGKHLRQVLFINKSLTMEQEISGKPCTLDINIFPAETIPCKFDTTGSTYLLLSSLAPHCQYSKKTYAPNVCENWLFSIKDGRTNTGENSFVCSKNVKTFGHKDKVIQHQTIQTLQQAFEYNECRKDFLEKTALVMSKSTHPKMKPYEFNKFGENQHEKSTLIVSQSSHPEEKSHYEFNKYECTKNRNNFSRITQKTDIEGKSFSQKLHTKEQEKFYIGVKSFEYGKNFSHNSTLPVHQRIHTIEQTYDYGTCTDALGYQSACNVHKKTQIMLKPCACNECGKSCTKTSCLIQPQKSHMEEKPFECHQCGKAFSEKSRLRKHERTHTGEKPYKCDGCEKAFSAKSGLRIHQRTHTGEKPFECNECGKSFNYKSILIVHQRIHTGERPFECNECGKSFSHMSGLRNHRRTHTGERPYKCDECGKAFKLKSGLRKHHRTHTGEKPYKCNQCEKAFGQKSQLRGHHRIHTGEKPYTCNHCGEAFSQKSNLRVHHRTHTGEKPYKCDECGKTFRQKSNLRGHQRTHTGEKPYGCNECAKSFSEKSVLRKHQRTHTGEKPYNCNHCGEAFSQKSNLRVHQRTHTGEKPYKCDTCGKTFSQKSSLREHQKAHTGK
- the ZNF782 gene encoding zinc finger protein 782 isoform X1, with the translated sequence MRTLLRSQKSLGKCQLNHNSLLSQKQKMNIIQASVSFKDVTVEFTQEEWHQMDSAQRTLYRDVMLENYSHLVSVGYCFTKPELIFMLEQGEDPWLLEKEFINRSSPEEFQPDELLEESLENQGKHLRQVLFINKSLTMEQEISGKPCTLDINIFPAETIPCKFDTTGSTYLLLSSLAPHCQYSKKTYAPNVCENWLFSIKDGRTNTGENSFVCSKNVKTFGHKDKVIQHQTIQTLQQAFEYNECRKDFLEKTALVMSKSTHPKMKPYEFNKFGENQHEKSTLIVSQSSHPEEKSHYEFNKYECTKNRNNFSRITQKTDIEGKSFSQKLHTKEQEKFYIGVKSFEYGKNFSHNSTLPVHQRIHTIEQTYDYGTCTDALGYQSACNVHKKTQIMLKPCACNECGKSCTKTSCLIQPQKSHMEEKPFECHQCGKAFSEKSRLRKHERTHTGEKPYKCDGCEKAFSAKSGLRIHQRTHTGEKPFECNECGKSFNYKSILIVHQRIHTGERPFECNECGKSFSHMSGLRNHRRTHTGERPYKCDECGKAFKLKSGLRKHHRTHTGEKPYKCNQCEKAFGQKSQLRGHHRIHTGEKPYTCNHCGEAFSQKSNLRVHHRTHTGEKPYKCDECGKTFRQKSNLRGHQRTHTGEKPYGCNECAKSFSEKSVLRKHQRTHTGEKPYNCNHCGEAFSQKSNLRVHQRTHTGEKPYKCDTCGKTFSQKSSLREHQKAHTGK